ACCGCTTTTGCCGATTATAAGGTGCCGCAAGTACTGCGTCATTACGGTGTCCTCTCATATTCTCCATCGCTCGCCGCGCGCATCGAAGCGCAGGAACTGTTAGCTCCTGGCAGCGAGGAAGAGGTGGAGATACGGGCGGCTACCATCTGGGCCTGTGAGCTATTGCGGCGCGAGATAGAACATCTCACCGGCCACACCATCACAGCGGCAGAGGTCGATAATCGTCTCTGGCATACCGGTCAAAACCTGGCTGAGGTGAAACCATATCACCGGGTGAGAACAATATATTATTGAGCATGTCAGGAATATTTATGCAATGAAATTACAACTCTTACTGGCAGGCTTAGAAGAGCCACCGCTGGCCTTTCCAGGGATGAATCAAAATAGCGAGCAGGCCGAGATTACTTCGCTGGCATATGATTCGCGGCGCGTGCAGCCGGGCGGGCTTTTTGTCGCCGTTCCGGGCGCGCATACCGACGGGCGCCGTTTTCTGGCCGATGCTGCCCGCAATGGAGCGGTTGTCGCGCTTGGGCCTCAGATCGAGGAATCTTCCTTGCCTCTCCCATATATAGTGGTTCGGAATGTTCATAGCGCGCTGGCTGACCTGGCCTGCGCCTTTTACGGCTACCCGGCGCATCAACTCTGCACCATTGGCGTAACCGGAACTGATGGCAAGACTACCACCAGCAATCTCATCTGTACGCTGCTAGAGGCCGCCGGTAAGCGTACCGGGCTTATGACAACCGTCAACTTCAAGCTACCCGGGCAGGAATGGGAGAATGCTACCCGGCAGAGTACGCTGGAAGCGCCGGAAGTACAGCAATTGCTGCGCCGCATGCTCGATGCCGGGGCGACACACGCCGTGATCGAGGCTACTTCGCATGGGCTTGAATTGCAGCGAGTACGAGGATGCGAATTTGATATCGGCGTCGTCACAAATATCACCCATGAACATCTTGATTTTCATAAAACTATCGAAAACTACCGCCGGGCGAAGGCACGCCTCTTTGAAATGCTCGATCCAGAACGCGACAAACCGGTACGGAGGCAATCTGTCGCCATTCTCAATCGCGATGATGTCTCTTATGACGTGTTGAAGCCCTATTGTCGCGTCCCTATTCTCGATTATGGCATCGACTCACCCGCGGCAGTACAAGCGGTTGACCTGCAATTGCGGGCCGCCAGCACGCAGTTTCGCGCTATTCTGCCCGGTGTGGAGATACCTATCGAAACACGGCTCGTAGGGCGTTTCAATGTCAGCAATTGCCTGGCCGCCATTGCTACCGCATACAGCCAGGGAGTGAAGCCAGGTGCGATCGCGGCTGCTCTGGCAGGTGTCACAGGAGTATCAGGCCGTATGGAGCGTATCGATGAAGGCCAGCCGTTTACGGTTATCGTCGATTATGCT
The sequence above is a segment of the Ktedonobacteraceae bacterium genome. Coding sequences within it:
- a CDS encoding UDP-N-acetylmuramoyl-L-alanyl-D-glutamate--2,6-diaminopimelate ligase, with amino-acid sequence MKLQLLLAGLEEPPLAFPGMNQNSEQAEITSLAYDSRRVQPGGLFVAVPGAHTDGRRFLADAARNGAVVALGPQIEESSLPLPYIVVRNVHSALADLACAFYGYPAHQLCTIGVTGTDGKTTTSNLICTLLEAAGKRTGLMTTVNFKLPGQEWENATRQSTLEAPEVQQLLRRMLDAGATHAVIEATSHGLELQRVRGCEFDIGVVTNITHEHLDFHKTIENYRRAKARLFEMLDPERDKPVRRQSVAILNRDDVSYDVLKPYCRVPILDYGIDSPAAVQAVDLQLRAASTQFRAILPGVEIPIETRLVGRFNVSNCLAAIATAYSQGVKPGAIAAALAGVTGVSGRMERIDEGQPFTVIVDYAHTPDSLEKVLAILRPLTPGKLMAVFGSAGERDVQKRPIMGHIAAQMCDFFVITDEDPRDEDRVQILRDIARGAESVGKREGPDFLCIADRTQAIATAFARAQAGDTVLLAGKGHEQSIIIGREKLPWDDRRVAREQLRKL